A region from the Terriglobia bacterium genome encodes:
- a CDS encoding FliA/WhiG family RNA polymerase sigma factor — protein sequence MHEAARQVKAYEAAIRHDASRDALILEHLPQIKYIAHRISAKLPSHVELNDLVSAGVLGLLDAVEKFDPGRGVKFKTYAELRVKGAILDSLRNLDWAPRSLRKRSKDLEKVYKELEQRLGRPASDKEVCDELGITLEEFFELVDQIKGLNLGSFHEMASQEDDRNSEPLIKYVPDAPQLDPFFVFHKSEIRNLLSGAIDALPKKERLVVSLYYYDELTMKEIGKVLGVNESRVSQLHTKAMLRLRNKLRKIKQDDNA from the coding sequence ATGCATGAAGCAGCACGTCAGGTGAAAGCCTACGAGGCGGCAATCCGACACGATGCGAGCCGTGATGCGCTGATCCTGGAGCATCTGCCGCAGATCAAGTACATCGCGCACCGGATCTCAGCCAAACTCCCGTCCCATGTGGAACTCAACGATCTGGTAAGTGCGGGTGTCCTGGGCCTGCTCGACGCCGTCGAGAAGTTCGATCCCGGGCGTGGTGTAAAATTCAAGACCTATGCCGAACTGCGCGTCAAGGGGGCCATTCTCGACAGCTTGAGAAACCTCGACTGGGCGCCGCGGTCGCTGCGCAAGCGCAGCAAAGACCTTGAGAAAGTCTACAAAGAGCTCGAGCAGCGTCTTGGACGCCCCGCTTCGGACAAAGAAGTCTGCGACGAGTTGGGCATCACGCTGGAAGAATTCTTTGAACTCGTGGACCAGATCAAAGGACTCAACCTGGGGAGCTTTCATGAAATGGCATCGCAGGAGGACGATCGCAACAGCGAGCCACTGATCAAGTACGTCCCCGACGCGCCGCAGTTGGACCCGTTCTTCGTCTTTCACAAATCGGAGATCCGCAATCTGCTTTCGGGTGCCATCGATGCCCTGCCGAAGAAGGAGAGACTCGTCGTGTCCCTCTACTACTACGACGAGCTCACGATGAAGGAGATCGGCAAGGTCCTGGGCGTCAACGAGTCGCGCGTCTCGCAGCTTCATACCAAGGCAATGCTTCGATTGCGGAACAAGCTGCGCAAAATCAAGCAGGACGACAACGCTTAG
- a CDS encoding flagellar protein FlgN has translation MEEQIAALMNIVREEIALYRDLIDHARRKTALLVRGPLEAILESNKIDETFNVKLRLLENEVARLCQQLCQALHIAREEFTLLKLADGVEQSVAAEIRSQSTLFKHMVDQLKSVNQRNRKLVENSLHYSHGLLDFISNATSSYQSTGLFKPYSAVANTISDKA, from the coding sequence ATGGAAGAGCAAATCGCCGCTTTGATGAACATAGTCCGGGAAGAGATCGCGCTCTACCGTGATCTTATCGATCATGCGCGCAGGAAGACCGCGCTTCTGGTGCGCGGTCCCCTGGAAGCGATTCTGGAGAGCAACAAAATCGATGAGACTTTCAATGTCAAGCTGCGGCTGTTGGAGAATGAAGTGGCGCGGCTCTGCCAGCAGTTGTGCCAGGCGCTTCACATCGCGCGCGAAGAGTTTACTCTGTTGAAACTTGCCGACGGTGTTGAACAATCTGTGGCTGCCGAGATCAGGTCGCAATCGACGCTGTTCAAGCACATGGTGGACCAGCTCAAGAGCGTCAACCAGCGGAACCGCAAGCTGGTCGAAAACTCGCTCCATTATTCCCACGGTCTCCTCGACTTCATCTCCAATGCCACCAGTTCCTATCAAAGCACGGGATTGTTCAAGCCCTACTCCGCCGTGGCCAACACGATCTCCGACAAGGCGTAG
- the flgM gene encoding flagellar biosynthesis anti-sigma factor FlgM: MEINGKSPLIDLGTRTNRLELQDQQAQRQQKVDRGSVAADPDRVELSVRSREIQHIDELIRSTPDVREGLVERVRRSIENGTYNVKAEQVAEKILGGSLIDQIF, from the coding sequence ATGGAAATTAACGGCAAATCCCCCCTGATCGACCTGGGAACAAGAACGAACAGGCTCGAACTCCAGGATCAGCAGGCACAGCGCCAGCAGAAAGTTGATCGTGGATCGGTTGCCGCCGATCCGGACCGGGTCGAACTTTCGGTTCGCAGTCGCGAGATTCAGCATATTGATGAATTGATCCGCTCCACACCGGATGTGCGAGAGGGTTTGGTTGAACGAGTTCGGCGTTCGATCGAAAACGGGACGTACAACGTGAAAGCCGAACAGGTTGCTGAAAAAATCTTGGGCGGTAGTTTGATCGACCAGATTTTCTAG
- the fliM gene encoding flagellar motor switch protein FliM, with product MEKILSQDEINALFSTMSSEGAALEDSTDKGSVVERNVSKYDFCRSDRIAKDQIRSIHQLHTNFARQYSSSLSAYLRTLAEVSLNSVNQISYLEFIKLVADPTLLCALSLHPLHGNLAMELSPPLVFPIIDMLLGGSGKPAAENRTLTEIETQVVEGIIKLALRDLKEAWRPILEVNPQLAATETKPQMLQLVAPGEAVVAIGFEIKVGENSGRLNLCIPSVILKSNRAIFDQQRRTRRPDSEGSETERISEILRSARITLASEIHDHALVVEDLLSMGVGDVIQLNHAVGDPIQLNVGGVPKFYGRLVMSRGKRAFEISHRYVS from the coding sequence ATGGAGAAGATACTCTCTCAAGACGAAATCAACGCGCTGTTTTCGACCATGTCCTCGGAAGGGGCTGCGCTGGAGGATTCCACCGACAAGGGGAGTGTAGTGGAGCGCAATGTCTCCAAATATGACTTTTGCCGGTCCGATCGCATTGCCAAAGATCAGATTCGCTCCATTCACCAGCTCCACACAAACTTCGCGCGCCAATACTCCTCCTCCCTCTCAGCCTACCTCCGTACCCTGGCAGAGGTCTCCCTGAACTCGGTCAACCAGATTTCCTACCTGGAATTCATCAAGCTCGTGGCGGATCCCACCCTCCTGTGCGCGCTCTCGCTGCACCCGTTGCACGGCAACCTCGCCATGGAGCTCAGCCCTCCTCTGGTTTTCCCGATCATCGACATGTTGTTGGGCGGGTCTGGGAAGCCGGCCGCGGAAAATCGAACCCTCACCGAAATCGAAACGCAGGTCGTTGAAGGAATCATCAAGCTGGCGCTCCGCGACCTGAAGGAAGCCTGGCGCCCGATTCTGGAGGTGAATCCGCAGCTGGCAGCGACGGAGACCAAACCGCAGATGCTGCAGCTCGTCGCTCCCGGCGAGGCGGTGGTCGCCATCGGTTTTGAAATCAAGGTGGGCGAGAACTCCGGGAGGCTCAACCTGTGCATACCTTCCGTGATACTGAAGAGCAACCGGGCGATTTTCGATCAGCAGCGGCGAACCCGTCGCCCTGACTCGGAGGGGAGCGAGACGGAGAGAATCAGCGAGATTCTGCGCAGCGCCCGCATAACTCTGGCCAGCGAGATCCATGATCATGCGCTCGTAGTCGAAGACCTCCTCAGCATGGGTGTAGGCGATGTCATCCAGCTCAATCATGCGGTGGGCGACCCGATCCAGCTCAACGTCGGCGGCGTGCCCAAGTTCTATGGACGGCTCGTCATGAGCCGAGGCAAGCGCGCATTTGAGATTTCCCACAGATATGTTTCCTGA
- a CDS encoding flagellar basal body P-ring protein FlgI: MKRFCATGFLFVLLLSPALYSQVPGASRIKDIASFEGVRDNQLVGYGLVVGLNGTGDRRQTFFSTQTLTNMLERSGITVLPDQIRVKNIAAVMVTAILPPFVRKGSRIDVTVSSIGDAENIQGGVLIMTPLKAVNSDTYVVAQGQLALGGFSASAGGSRVQTNHPTVGRIPNGGLVEKEVEVDLVGKTQLTLVLHDSDFTSASRAEHVINDSVGRQVAAARDGRTISIKVPEEYTNRVVEFMALVENARMDVDSPARVVLNERTGTIVLGKEVKISSVSIIHGSLSLQVGTILDVSQPAPLSGGKTTVVPQTTVAAQEEKAKAVALRDGASVEEVVRALNSIGASPRDIIAILQAIKASGALQAELEII; encoded by the coding sequence ATGAAGCGTTTTTGTGCCACCGGCTTTCTGTTCGTGCTCCTTCTGTCTCCGGCCCTGTATTCCCAGGTGCCCGGCGCCAGCCGCATCAAAGACATCGCGTCATTTGAAGGAGTGCGTGACAACCAGCTTGTGGGTTACGGACTGGTTGTCGGCCTCAATGGCACCGGGGACCGGCGCCAGACGTTCTTTTCCACTCAGACGCTCACGAACATGCTCGAGCGAAGCGGCATCACTGTCTTACCCGACCAGATCCGGGTCAAGAACATTGCGGCGGTGATGGTCACGGCGATCCTGCCCCCCTTTGTACGGAAGGGGAGCCGCATCGATGTCACGGTCAGTTCGATCGGCGATGCCGAGAACATCCAGGGGGGCGTGCTCATCATGACGCCGCTCAAAGCGGTCAACAGCGACACCTACGTGGTAGCCCAGGGACAGCTCGCCCTCGGCGGTTTCAGCGCGAGCGCCGGAGGAAGCCGGGTGCAGACCAACCATCCTACCGTCGGGAGGATTCCCAATGGCGGACTGGTCGAAAAAGAAGTGGAGGTTGACCTTGTCGGCAAAACCCAGCTGACGCTCGTGCTGCACGACAGCGACTTCACCAGCGCCAGCCGGGCCGAGCACGTAATCAACGATTCGGTCGGAAGGCAGGTGGCTGCGGCTCGGGACGGCCGCACGATTTCGATCAAGGTTCCCGAGGAGTATACCAATCGTGTCGTGGAATTCATGGCCCTGGTAGAAAACGCCAGGATGGATGTGGATTCCCCCGCCCGTGTCGTGCTCAATGAACGCACCGGCACCATTGTCCTCGGCAAGGAAGTGAAGATTTCCTCGGTCTCGATCATTCACGGGAGCCTTTCCCTCCAGGTGGGTACCATCCTGGACGTTTCCCAGCCCGCCCCCCTGTCAGGGGGCAAGACGACCGTGGTTCCCCAGACGACGGTCGCAGCGCAGGAGGAGAAGGCCAAAGCGGTAGCCCTTCGGGATGGAGCCAGCGTCGAGGAGGTCGTGCGCGCGTTGAACTCGATCGGCGCTTCGCCGCGGGACATCATCGCAATCCTCCAGGCAATCAAGGCGTCGGGGGCACTTCAGGCGGAGCTGGAGATTATCTGA
- the flgF gene encoding flagellar basal-body rod protein FlgF, producing MHSGIYIAYSGLKAQMDTLDTLANNLANVNTTGFKEQKSFSTALNLALGSPDAPALDAAINNAVLTESATNFSSGNLVKTDRDLDLALTGNGFLTVETPGGLRYTRNGNLTTDARSVLCTSEGFPVLGERGRIVLSPGKVNINEDGEILVDGTRTDRLKLASFDNPASLLSEGSSLFVPAQRDLVARPASGVTVRQGYQEQSNVNPVLATVRMVEILRHFEAIQKSISLMFNDMDAKAIERLSR from the coding sequence GTGCATAGCGGCATATATATAGCCTACTCCGGACTAAAGGCTCAGATGGATACGCTGGACACGCTGGCGAACAACCTGGCCAACGTCAATACAACCGGGTTCAAGGAACAGAAGTCCTTCTCTACCGCCTTGAACCTGGCGCTGGGATCGCCCGACGCACCGGCGCTCGATGCCGCCATCAACAATGCCGTCTTGACCGAGAGCGCAACGAATTTCAGCAGTGGTAATCTGGTCAAAACGGACCGGGACCTGGATCTGGCCCTCACGGGCAACGGCTTTCTGACTGTTGAGACGCCAGGCGGCCTGCGCTATACGCGCAACGGCAATCTGACCACCGACGCCAGATCGGTGCTGTGTACATCGGAGGGATTCCCCGTCCTCGGCGAGCGCGGGCGCATCGTACTCAGTCCCGGGAAAGTGAACATCAACGAGGACGGCGAGATCCTCGTCGACGGCACGCGCACCGACCGTCTCAAACTCGCATCCTTCGACAATCCGGCCTCGCTTCTCAGCGAAGGCAGCTCGCTGTTCGTGCCTGCCCAACGCGACCTGGTTGCCAGGCCTGCGTCGGGAGTGACTGTCAGACAAGGGTATCAGGAGCAGTCGAATGTCAATCCGGTGCTGGCTACCGTGCGCATGGTGGAGATTCTGCGCCATTTTGAGGCCATTCAGAAGAGCATCAGCCTGATGTTTAACGATATGGACGCCAAGGCGATCGAAAGACTCTCACGCTAG
- the flgG gene encoding flagellar basal-body rod protein FlgG, whose product MLRALYTAASGMEAQQLNIDTIAHNLANVNTGGFKQRRTQFQDLLYQDVRNAGTSNTASTEIPVGLQIGLGTKPVATEMIFTQGDFSSTNNPLDLVIEGQGFFQVRLPNGQLAYTRNGNFHMNREGSLVTSDGDLLDPQITIPQDQVGIMIGADGTVSVVQAGQTQPQQVGKIEIALFQNPAGLQSLGKNLFTPTQASGDAITGTPGEDGLGTLLSGFIEQSNVSVVQEMVAMIVSQRAYEANSKVIRTADEMFSQANNVVR is encoded by the coding sequence ATGTTACGTGCCCTGTACACCGCCGCGAGCGGAATGGAAGCGCAACAGCTCAACATCGACACAATTGCGCACAATCTTGCCAACGTCAATACCGGCGGCTTCAAGCAGCGCCGGACCCAGTTTCAGGACCTGCTGTATCAGGACGTCCGCAACGCAGGCACGTCGAATACCGCCAGTACGGAGATTCCGGTCGGCTTGCAGATCGGGCTTGGAACCAAGCCGGTCGCCACGGAGATGATATTCACCCAGGGAGACTTTTCGTCTACCAACAACCCTCTCGATCTGGTCATCGAGGGACAGGGATTTTTCCAGGTGCGTCTGCCAAACGGCCAGCTGGCCTATACGCGCAACGGCAATTTTCACATGAATCGAGAGGGTTCGCTCGTCACCTCCGATGGCGATCTGCTCGATCCCCAGATCACCATTCCGCAGGATCAGGTTGGCATCATGATCGGGGCGGATGGCACCGTCTCCGTCGTCCAGGCGGGCCAGACGCAGCCGCAACAGGTCGGCAAGATCGAGATCGCACTTTTTCAGAATCCTGCCGGGCTCCAAAGCCTCGGCAAAAACCTTTTTACCCCGACCCAGGCATCGGGTGACGCCATCACGGGCACACCCGGCGAGGACGGGCTGGGGACACTGCTCTCCGGTTTCATTGAACAATCCAATGTGAGCGTCGTGCAAGAGATGGTCGCCATGATCGTGAGCCAGCGGGCTTACGAAGCGAACTCCAAGGTCATCCGGACCGCTGATGAAATGTTCTCTCAAGCTAACAATGTCGTGAGGTAA
- a CDS encoding DUF2802 domain-containing protein, whose translation MNWLDGFLCLLSAAALLSAGGYYLLQRHWRRRFQALSEEVARVSEDLAQVVELQADIYRRLCRDLNDVEEKVLDLSVPSSDVPPPLERRHQVLTLARKGVAVDEIARRLNMPRGEAELILSLRKYVDAKTPTEPAHGVLRGYARA comes from the coding sequence ATGAACTGGCTTGACGGTTTTCTTTGCCTGCTCAGTGCGGCAGCACTGCTCTCGGCAGGCGGGTACTACCTCCTGCAGCGCCACTGGCGGCGTCGCTTTCAAGCCCTCAGTGAAGAGGTGGCACGGGTTTCCGAGGATTTGGCCCAGGTGGTTGAATTGCAGGCGGATATCTATCGCAGGCTCTGCCGCGACCTCAATGACGTCGAGGAAAAGGTGCTTGACCTGTCGGTGCCCTCGTCGGATGTGCCGCCTCCCTTGGAACGCAGGCATCAGGTTCTAACGCTCGCCCGCAAAGGCGTTGCCGTCGACGAGATCGCCCGCCGCCTTAATATGCCCCGGGGTGAGGCGGAGCTGATCTTGAGCCTGCGCAAGTATGTAGATGCCAAGACCCCGACGGAACCGGCTCATGGCGTGCTCAGAGGATATGCGCGGGCATAG
- a CDS encoding flagellar basal body L-ring protein FlgH, translating into MYSDCGKLRCRFLSVLLLAILAAACGPKTVRTTAAGSLGSYVAEANAGAPAQQAGDGSLWLGQGSYSNLFRDFKARQVNDVVTIVVSEATQANSAADATSNKDSSAQVGFSNLFGAEKKIKELSNAVNGKSTTTFKGAGSTTRATTLTTTVTARVKGVLPNGYLLIEGVREVRLNNENQTIYLTGIVRPEDINARNVVSSGAIAQMEIRVQGRGIVSQPLKPGWLYRILNGVLPF; encoded by the coding sequence ATGTATTCAGATTGTGGAAAGCTTCGTTGCCGGTTCTTGTCGGTTTTACTCCTTGCAATCCTGGCGGCAGCTTGTGGGCCGAAGACGGTGCGGACGACCGCTGCCGGCAGCCTGGGCAGCTACGTTGCCGAGGCGAACGCGGGGGCTCCGGCCCAACAGGCCGGCGATGGTTCATTGTGGCTGGGGCAGGGATCATACTCGAACCTGTTCCGCGACTTCAAGGCGCGCCAGGTGAACGATGTGGTGACCATTGTCGTCTCCGAAGCCACTCAGGCCAACTCCGCCGCGGATGCGACGAGCAACAAAGACAGCTCTGCCCAGGTAGGATTCAGCAATCTGTTCGGCGCCGAAAAGAAGATCAAAGAACTCTCCAACGCCGTCAACGGCAAGAGCACCACGACTTTCAAAGGTGCGGGTTCGACCACACGCGCCACCACGCTCACGACCACGGTCACCGCCCGTGTTAAGGGAGTTTTGCCCAACGGTTATCTCCTGATCGAAGGGGTGCGGGAGGTTCGCCTCAACAACGAGAACCAGACCATCTACCTCACCGGGATTGTCCGTCCCGAAGATATCAATGCCCGGAACGTAGTCTCCTCCGGCGCAATTGCCCAGATGGAAATCCGGGTACAGGGCCGAGGGATTGTGAGTCAACCCCTGAAACCGGGCTGGCTTTATCGAATATTGAATGGGGTTCTACCCTTCTAG
- a CDS encoding HDOD domain-containing protein, whose amino-acid sequence MSSKTQNFTTQTSVLNLQEIARKAGDLPAFPGNAMTAMQLIDNPDVSVRALQAVIAKDQALTARILKIVNSAMFCFEREVSTLSHAITILGLDTVRSVIVAASVQQIFHMGPAAARDLTTRLFWEHSWGAAVAAKAIAAHTGYPVLEEAFTCGLLHDMGKMVMLKNQSHLYHEILNDVYRGQIDFCEAELQAFGFSHADLGALLALKWNFPPQLVEGILYHHEFAKAPGYCRLAAIASLADAMMVALEVGFRKDKSLILEHELSAAYLKLTAQALNRMAAEVQTMIPTLPGRTPA is encoded by the coding sequence ATGTCGTCAAAAACCCAGAATTTCACCACACAAACATCGGTGCTGAATCTCCAGGAGATCGCCCGAAAGGCCGGCGATCTGCCTGCGTTTCCCGGCAATGCCATGACCGCCATGCAACTGATTGACAATCCCGATGTCAGCGTGCGGGCGCTCCAAGCGGTTATCGCCAAGGATCAGGCCTTGACGGCGCGCATTCTGAAGATCGTCAACTCTGCGATGTTCTGCTTCGAAAGGGAGGTTTCCACCCTCTCCCATGCGATTACGATCCTGGGATTGGATACGGTCCGCTCCGTCATTGTCGCCGCGTCGGTGCAGCAGATCTTTCATATGGGCCCGGCAGCAGCCCGGGACCTCACGACCAGATTGTTCTGGGAGCACTCCTGGGGGGCCGCGGTTGCTGCCAAAGCCATTGCTGCGCACACCGGGTATCCGGTGCTGGAAGAGGCTTTCACCTGCGGCTTGCTCCACGACATGGGGAAAATGGTGATGTTGAAGAACCAGAGCCATCTCTACCATGAGATTCTGAACGATGTCTATCGTGGCCAGATCGACTTCTGCGAAGCGGAGCTCCAGGCCTTCGGATTCTCACATGCCGACCTCGGTGCACTGCTGGCGTTGAAATGGAATTTCCCTCCGCAGCTGGTCGAAGGCATCCTTTACCATCACGAATTCGCCAAGGCGCCCGGCTACTGCCGGCTGGCTGCCATCGCGTCGCTGGCCGACGCCATGATGGTGGCCCTCGAAGTGGGTTTCCGAAAAGACAAGTCGTTGATCCTGGAACACGAGTTGTCGGCTGCGTATTTGAAGCTGACGGCTCAGGCATTGAACAGAATGGCTGCGGAAGTGCAGACCATGATTCCTACGCTGCCCGGCCGCACGCCCGCATGA
- a CDS encoding peptidoglycan DD-metalloendopeptidase family protein, giving the protein MQDALAARLLNHAGMDALDRSTLSPAQKKASGTGDDAARLRSAAKEFEALFLNYLLNVMRETIEDSGLSEKGLGESTYTELFDQEVARSLAARGALGISDILVRKLSGQAPAAGPGTEHESAPRLSPASGPGLHSGGLDEVPDFRMPVQAHFSSSFGIRKDPFTHEMRMHRGVDIAAPEGLEVRAACAGQVVFSGYEKGYGNTVVVQHPGGFETRYAHLGKLLVSAGDLLQTEQVLGTVGNTGRSTGPHLHFEVSRYGDRIDPKPLLPE; this is encoded by the coding sequence ATGCAGGATGCGCTGGCTGCCCGCTTGTTGAACCACGCGGGCATGGATGCTCTTGACCGCTCGACCCTGTCGCCTGCGCAAAAGAAGGCAAGCGGGACCGGTGACGATGCCGCCCGGCTGCGGTCGGCGGCAAAGGAATTCGAGGCTCTGTTCCTTAACTATCTGCTGAATGTGATGCGCGAGACCATTGAGGATTCGGGCCTCAGCGAGAAAGGCCTGGGAGAGAGCACCTATACCGAGCTTTTTGATCAGGAGGTAGCCCGAAGTCTGGCTGCGAGGGGCGCTCTGGGTATTTCGGATATTCTGGTCCGCAAACTATCAGGACAGGCGCCGGCCGCGGGGCCGGGTACAGAACATGAGTCTGCTCCGAGGCTGTCGCCTGCCTCCGGGCCAGGCCTCCACAGCGGCGGGTTGGACGAGGTCCCTGATTTCCGCATGCCCGTTCAGGCGCATTTTTCCTCGTCCTTCGGCATCCGCAAGGATCCCTTTACCCACGAGATGCGCATGCACCGGGGGGTGGACATCGCCGCTCCTGAAGGCTTGGAAGTGCGCGCTGCCTGCGCCGGGCAGGTGGTTTTTTCCGGATATGAGAAGGGTTACGGCAATACCGTTGTGGTCCAGCATCCAGGCGGATTCGAGACCCGCTATGCCCACCTCGGCAAGCTCCTGGTGAGCGCCGGGGATTTGCTGCAGACAGAGCAGGTTCTGGGCACTGTGGGCAACACCGGCCGGTCAACGGGGCCGCACCTCCATTTCGAGGTGAGCCGTTACGGGGATCGGATCGATCCGAAACCGTTGTTGCCTGAGTGA
- the fliN gene encoding flagellar motor switch protein FliN: MNNSKLYNLTDQEKVLEPLALSLAAGFSEAARSALHSSAMAACISIEPTPLRTLLKAAVTGMETRFDSGISGCVLLVMVQTDLARLGGLLSGRERTEDTAIAPETLDACLKFFAGGLEAAGKSFAQSCGLAIHATAPTPVPPDGHNDALLTLADSYSSAIGLTLQLRVESHPDSQIRLLVHSDLLASLNAQLPHYETSAASGVLPGGANGSGKKPQARWNIDLILDVELEVAVSFGETQLPLRDILKLGVGSVIELEKGVNDPVTVLVNEKPIARGEVVMVDGNYGVKVLEVESTADRIRSLG, translated from the coding sequence GTGAATAACTCCAAGCTCTACAACCTGACCGATCAAGAGAAAGTTCTTGAGCCGCTGGCGCTCTCCCTGGCCGCGGGCTTTTCCGAGGCGGCCCGGAGCGCGTTGCATAGTTCGGCGATGGCGGCCTGCATCTCGATTGAGCCGACTCCCTTGCGAACGCTGTTAAAAGCCGCCGTGACCGGCATGGAGACCCGATTCGACTCCGGTATCAGCGGCTGCGTACTGCTCGTCATGGTCCAGACAGATCTGGCCCGGCTCGGAGGGCTGCTTTCAGGCAGGGAGCGTACGGAGGACACGGCGATTGCGCCCGAGACCCTGGATGCCTGTCTGAAGTTTTTTGCCGGCGGTTTGGAAGCGGCCGGCAAGAGTTTTGCGCAGTCATGCGGTCTGGCGATCCATGCCACTGCACCCACGCCCGTCCCTCCGGACGGACACAACGATGCGCTACTGACGCTGGCAGACTCTTACTCGAGTGCCATCGGCCTTACCCTTCAGCTGAGAGTGGAAAGCCACCCTGATTCCCAGATCCGGCTGCTTGTGCATAGCGACTTGCTGGCGTCTCTTAATGCTCAGCTCCCTCATTATGAGACATCGGCGGCGTCCGGTGTCCTGCCCGGAGGCGCCAATGGCTCCGGCAAGAAGCCGCAGGCCCGATGGAACATCGACCTGATTCTCGACGTGGAGCTCGAAGTTGCTGTTTCATTCGGCGAGACCCAGCTGCCACTGCGCGACATCCTCAAGCTTGGTGTCGGATCCGTAATTGAACTGGAAAAAGGGGTCAACGATCCTGTCACCGTCCTCGTCAACGAAAAGCCGATTGCGCGAGGCGAGGTGGTCATGGTCGACGGCAATTACGGGGTGAAAGTTCTTGAGGTGGAGAGCACTGCGGACCGGATCCGGTCGCTAGGGTAG
- the flgA gene encoding flagellar basal body P-ring formation chaperone FlgA, translated as MKSTALVLADIADLSGAEETLVTQLARMPLGSIKDVRVLSRLEVLSLIRSEIPNPDDVLMTGADFTRVSIATRTAEAGEIAAVVKAHLASVTPWREDEIEVRAIDNLKMIALPQVDIQLRVASRGTPANFRSTLLSVEAVFDGQPIRTFWVKADVRVRAQVVQVAKPVPYRSVLKADDLREVMCEIADPRADYIRTFAEAVGKTAKRALGPGELLSRNWVDEVRLVRSGETVRLLVQINGISVTTLARALQSGKLGDRVKVRNIDSDRAITAVVTGQGEVRVAN; from the coding sequence GTGAAGAGCACCGCGCTGGTCCTTGCCGACATCGCCGACCTGAGTGGGGCAGAGGAAACGCTCGTCACGCAGTTGGCCCGGATGCCGCTGGGCTCCATCAAGGATGTGCGTGTTTTGAGCCGCTTGGAAGTCCTTTCCCTGATCCGGAGTGAGATCCCGAATCCTGATGATGTTCTGATGACCGGGGCTGACTTCACCCGGGTCTCCATCGCGACGCGCACGGCGGAGGCCGGGGAAATCGCCGCCGTCGTGAAGGCACATCTGGCCTCGGTAACTCCGTGGCGGGAGGATGAAATCGAGGTCCGCGCCATCGACAACCTGAAGATGATCGCGCTGCCCCAGGTCGATATTCAGCTGCGTGTCGCCAGCCGGGGGACGCCCGCGAATTTCAGAAGCACGCTGCTGTCTGTCGAGGCGGTCTTCGATGGACAGCCCATCCGGACCTTTTGGGTCAAGGCGGATGTGCGCGTGCGCGCTCAGGTAGTCCAGGTGGCGAAACCGGTACCGTATCGAAGTGTGCTGAAGGCCGACGACCTCCGGGAAGTCATGTGCGAAATCGCGGACCCGCGCGCCGACTATATCCGCACCTTTGCCGAAGCGGTGGGTAAGACGGCCAAACGCGCGCTCGGGCCGGGAGAACTTCTCAGCCGGAACTGGGTGGATGAGGTCAGGCTTGTTCGCAGCGGAGAGACGGTGAGACTGCTGGTGCAGATCAACGGCATCAGCGTCACGACTCTCGCACGCGCCCTCCAGAGCGGCAAGTTGGGAGACCGGGTCAAGGTCAGGAACATCGATTCCGATCGTGCGATTACGGCCGTGGTTACGGGCCAGGGCGAAGTGCGGGTCGCGAATTAG